GTGCTGAGTTGGCTAGACGGCTTGGGGTTAGTCGGGCTTGGGTTTCGACTGTGCTAAATAAATGCCCCTGAGTTTTGAGGTCAGGGGCTGCGTATTTGACAATCTCTTAGATATCCTAACGAATTAGAATAGCCTTTTGTACTGCTTTAAACTCAGGCGTGGAAAAAGAAATTAAATACACGCCACTGCTAACCTGGTTCCCTTCATTATTGTCACCGTTCCATTGCAATGAATAGTATCCAGCCGGTTTGAAAGATTCGTTTAAGTTCCAAATATTTCTGCCAAACATGTCATATATGGTAATTGATACATCTGATACTTTCGGTAGTTCATATCGAACCGTAACGCTTGGATTAAACGGGTTAGGAAATGCCGAATGCAATAT
This region of Candidatus Neomarinimicrobiota bacterium genomic DNA includes:
- a CDS encoding FlgD immunoglobulin-like domain containing protein, giving the protein ILHSAFPNPFNPSVTVRYELPKVSDVSITIYDMFGRNIWNLNESFKPAGYYSLQWNGDNNEGNQVSSGVYLISFSTPEFKAVQKAILIR